Proteins from a genomic interval of Rhizobium etli CFN 42:
- a CDS encoding efflux RND transporter permease subunit, whose protein sequence is MISRVISWSAHNLVLIFVGAAVAVAGGIYALRSLPLDAIPDLSDVQVIVYTEYPGQAPQVVEDQVTYPLTTSMLTVPKSKVVRGFSFFGVSFVYVIFDDGTDPYWARSRVLEYLNAASSRLPQGVTPTLGPDATGVGWVYQYAVVAKELSLAELRSLQDWIVRFGVSKSEGVAEVASVGGFVKQYSIVVDPARLKSQGVSLNDVANAVRASNIDVGGRTVELSEFEFMVRGRGYLKGIPDIENIVLKSQNGVPLKLGDMAKVELVPDERRGVTELNGEGEVASGIVLQRFGANALTVIDNAKKSLESVKGSLPAGTEIVPVYDRSTLIEAAIETLKGTLVEESIVVALVTIAFLLHVRSALVAIVMLPVGILIAFIAMRLLGLGANIMSLGGIAIAIGAMIDAAIVMIENAHKHLERAPPDKLRTEILVEAASEVGPPLFFSLLIITVSFLPIFTLESQEGRLFGPLAFTKTFSMAAAALLSVMLVPALMVVFVRGHIVPEQKNPVNRVLIWLYRPAISGVLKVKSLTILAAVAILAATVWPAHHIGSEFMPNLDEGTLMYMPTTLPGISVTKAAELMQTQDRIIKSFPEVESVFGKVGRALTATDPAPTEMFETIITLKPKSQWRPRVTTESLKQEMDAALQFPGVSNAWTMPIRARIDMLSTGIRTPVGVKVYGTDLGEMENIARQIEGVLKTVSGTSSAYAERVIGGYYLDIVPDRTALGRYGLTVSDIQDVVGMALGSEVVTSTVEGRERYGVAIRYPRAFRSDPQAIARDVQVSLPGGGTVPLGEVADVRLTRGATTIRTENGQLAVYTFVDIANRDLGGYVAEARQAVSKSVKLLPGYSVAWSGQFEYLQRAEARLAIVVPLTLALIFLLLYLNFKALTETMIVMLSLPFALVGGIWLMWWMGFNASVAVAVGFIALAGVAAETGVIMLIYLEHALKEQREACEKEDRPFSKLDLNRAIMVGAVERVRPKMMTVVAIMAGLVPILWRTGTGSEIMQRIAVPMIGGMVSSTLLTLIVIPAVYALVKGWGLPSASAQKQSIAEDERSLEAAE, encoded by the coding sequence ATGATCTCCCGCGTCATTTCCTGGTCCGCTCACAATCTCGTGCTGATCTTCGTCGGCGCGGCGGTCGCGGTGGCGGGTGGCATCTACGCGCTGCGCTCTCTGCCGCTCGACGCCATTCCCGACCTCTCCGACGTGCAGGTCATCGTCTACACCGAATATCCCGGTCAGGCCCCGCAAGTGGTCGAGGACCAGGTTACCTATCCGCTAACCACCTCGATGCTGACAGTGCCGAAGTCGAAGGTCGTGCGCGGCTTCTCCTTCTTCGGCGTCTCCTTCGTATACGTGATATTCGACGACGGCACCGATCCCTATTGGGCGCGCAGCCGTGTCCTCGAATATCTGAACGCGGCCTCGAGCCGCCTGCCACAGGGTGTCACGCCGACGCTCGGTCCGGATGCGACTGGAGTGGGCTGGGTCTATCAGTATGCAGTGGTCGCTAAGGAGCTGTCCCTGGCCGAGCTGCGCTCGCTGCAGGACTGGATAGTGCGCTTTGGGGTTTCGAAGTCCGAAGGAGTGGCCGAGGTCGCGAGCGTCGGCGGCTTCGTCAAGCAATATTCCATCGTCGTAGATCCGGCCCGCCTCAAGTCCCAAGGTGTATCGCTCAACGATGTCGCCAATGCCGTGCGCGCCAGCAATATCGACGTCGGTGGCCGTACCGTCGAACTCTCCGAATTCGAGTTCATGGTGCGCGGCCGCGGCTATCTCAAGGGCATCCCCGACATCGAGAACATCGTACTCAAGAGCCAGAATGGTGTGCCGCTCAAGCTCGGGGATATGGCGAAGGTCGAGCTCGTGCCGGATGAGCGGCGCGGCGTCACCGAGCTGAACGGCGAAGGGGAGGTCGCAAGCGGCATCGTGCTCCAGCGCTTCGGTGCCAATGCGCTCACCGTCATCGACAACGCCAAGAAGAGCCTGGAGTCGGTCAAGGGCAGTCTTCCGGCAGGAACCGAGATCGTGCCCGTCTACGACCGCTCGACCCTGATCGAAGCAGCGATCGAGACGTTGAAGGGCACGCTGGTGGAGGAATCCATCGTCGTCGCCCTGGTGACGATCGCCTTCCTTCTGCATGTCCGAAGCGCGCTCGTCGCCATCGTCATGCTTCCGGTCGGCATTCTGATTGCCTTCATCGCCATGCGGCTGCTTGGTCTCGGCGCCAACATCATGAGCCTCGGCGGCATCGCCATCGCCATTGGCGCGATGATCGATGCCGCGATCGTCATGATCGAGAACGCCCACAAGCATCTCGAGCGGGCGCCGCCCGACAAGCTTCGGACCGAGATCCTTGTGGAGGCGGCCAGCGAGGTCGGCCCGCCGCTGTTCTTCAGCCTGCTGATCATCACCGTGTCGTTCCTCCCGATCTTCACTCTGGAATCGCAGGAAGGCCGCCTGTTCGGGCCGCTCGCCTTCACCAAGACCTTCTCGATGGCAGCCGCAGCACTTCTGTCGGTGATGCTGGTACCCGCTTTGATGGTCGTCTTCGTCCGCGGGCATATCGTGCCCGAACAGAAGAATCCGGTGAACCGTGTCCTGATCTGGCTCTACCGCCCGGCCATTTCCGGGGTGCTCAAGGTGAAATCGCTCACGATCCTCGCCGCCGTCGCCATCCTGGCGGCGACCGTCTGGCCGGCGCACCATATCGGCAGCGAGTTCATGCCCAATCTCGATGAGGGCACGCTGATGTACATGCCGACCACCCTGCCCGGCATATCCGTCACCAAGGCTGCCGAACTGATGCAGACGCAGGACCGGATCATCAAGTCCTTTCCGGAAGTTGAAAGCGTCTTCGGCAAGGTCGGGCGTGCGCTCACCGCCACCGACCCCGCGCCAACCGAGATGTTCGAGACGATCATCACCCTGAAGCCGAAATCGCAGTGGCGGCCCAGGGTGACCACCGAAAGCCTGAAACAGGAAATGGATGCTGCCCTGCAGTTTCCGGGCGTCTCGAACGCCTGGACGATGCCGATCCGAGCCCGCATCGACATGCTCTCAACCGGGATCAGGACCCCAGTCGGCGTCAAGGTCTATGGCACCGACCTCGGCGAGATGGAGAACATCGCCCGCCAGATCGAGGGCGTGCTGAAGACGGTCTCCGGAACGTCGAGCGCCTATGCGGAACGGGTGATCGGTGGCTATTATCTGGATATCGTTCCTGATCGTACCGCGCTTGGCCGATATGGCCTGACGGTCAGCGACATCCAGGACGTTGTCGGCATGGCGCTCGGCTCCGAGGTCGTCACCTCGACCGTCGAGGGACGGGAACGCTACGGAGTCGCGATCCGCTATCCAAGGGCCTTCCGCAGCGATCCGCAGGCGATCGCCAGGGACGTGCAGGTCTCGCTTCCCGGCGGCGGAACGGTACCGCTCGGCGAGGTCGCGGACGTGAGGCTGACCCGCGGTGCCACGACGATCCGCACCGAGAACGGCCAGCTTGCCGTCTACACCTTCGTCGACATCGCCAACCGCGATCTCGGCGGCTATGTTGCGGAAGCCCGGCAGGCGGTGTCCAAGAGCGTGAAGCTGCTGCCCGGCTATTCCGTCGCATGGAGCGGTCAGTTCGAATATCTCCAACGCGCCGAGGCGCGCCTCGCCATCGTCGTCCCCCTGACGCTGGCGCTGATCTTCCTGCTGCTCTATCTGAACTTCAAGGCGCTGACCGAGACGATGATCGTCATGCTGTCCCTGCCCTTCGCGCTCGTCGGCGGCATCTGGCTGATGTGGTGGATGGGTTTCAACGCCTCGGTAGCGGTCGCAGTCGGCTTTATCGCCCTTGCAGGAGTGGCCGCCGAAACCGGGGTGATCATGCTGATCTACCTCGAGCACGCCTTGAAGGAACAGCGCGAAGCCTGCGAAAAAGAAGACCGGCCCTTCTCGAAGCTGGACCTGAACAGGGCGATTATGGTCGGCGCGGTCGAGCGCGTCCGGCCGAAGATGATGACGGTCGTCGCCATCATGGCCGGTCTGGTGCCGATCCTCTGGCGGACGGGCACCGGCTCGGAGATCATGCAGCGCATCGCCGTACCGATGATCGGCGGCATGGTGTCGTCGACTTTGCTGACGTTGATCGTCATCCCGGCAGTCTACGCATTGGTCAAGGGATGGGGGCTGCCATCCGCGTCCGCGCAGAAGCAGTCGATCGCGGAGGACGAGCGCAGTCTCGAGGCGGCAGAATGA